In Solanum lycopersicum chromosome 5, SLM_r2.1, the following are encoded in one genomic region:
- the LOC101252987 gene encoding protein WVD2-like 7 isoform X2, whose translation MGESSSSSACLVRSFSQPSQERTEGDPLYRALSTSVSFGRFMSESLDWEKWSSFTHNRYLEEVGKYAKPGSVAEKKAYFEAQHKKAAAKKAALLLEQQNAAVDKSSDLNVTNQNNDHYTGNSELTEPSSCVGIEETQREEGELNVTTQIIDMESELTENGSYEGTEEALGDQDPLNVTNPTVDHCTMRFELPENRSHMGIEEVQGNEGDNTTTCGSYPIHEEINLETTGTENSIKQSYPVENELKSLNQQENVVVVENVAMEGDSMLSTKKKPKKPLTLTTRLTTKNDSSKFKSRVKPVTALQPIATDKSAPTNRSNGKVMIDKKKSNPKSRQMSIKFFSHREETKKLMSPILEKIVNSRFVRSITKTSRDSKIQQTSTLASVSGISKRPPEAPQRANKRYRTKLDQSLSRSRKEEGELVSHSRNLKSINKHGNVACSSPTVFSPFSLRSEERAAKRREFFQKLEQKLNTKEAEKEQQQAKPKANATSSSKVLISRAKPNPSIHHERESSSNQMKKGKATSSSKVLISGAKPDPSIHQERESSSNQMKKEKTTSSSKVLTTRAKPNSSIHQERELSNNQMKKEKAPTSSKVHTTRAKPNVIHQSRAESNASIHREREPSSTALNHQSRAELNASIHRERESLSNQMKKMPRQPCSPKFSGKPVSEVLDIKPQKHWRLSGKPEGTKDVKRENNLSRLSGKTEGSKDAKRENNLSNHFPVKGRSDNPKSFICESMLENASPNIQV comes from the exons ATGGgtgaatcttcttcttcttcagctTGTCTGGTACGATCCTTTTCTCAGCCTTCTCAAGAACGTACTGAG GGAGACCCTTTATATCGTGCATTATCAACATCAGTATCATTTGGAAGATTTATGTCTGAATCGCTGGACTGGGAGAAGTGGTCCTCATTTACTCATAATCGGTATCTTGAGGAAGTTGGGAAGTATGCAAAGCCTGGTTCAGTTGCTGAGAAGAAAGCTTACTTCGAGGCTCAACACAAAAAGGCAGCTGCTAAAAAAGCTGCATTGTTGCTAGAGCAACAAAATGCAGCAGTTGATAAGTCATCTGATCTGAATGTGACTAATCAAAACAATGATCATTACACAGGGAACTCTGAATTAACAGAGCCAAGCAGCTGTGTGGGTATTGAAGAAACACAAAGAGAAGAGGGAGAGTTGAATGTGACAACTCAAATTATTGATATGGAATCAGAGCTCACTGAGAATGGCAGCTATGAAGGCACTGAGGAAGCGCTGGGAGATCAGGATCCTTTAAATGTGACAAATCCAACTGTTGATCATTGCACAATGCGCTTTGAGTTGCCAGAGAATAGAAGCCATATGGGTATTGAAGAAGTGCAGGGAAATGAGGGGGATAATACAACAACATGTGGCAGCTATCCTATTCATGAAGAAATTAACTTGGAAACTACTGGAACTGAAAACTCTATCAAACAATCTTATCCAGTAGAGAATGAACTCAAGTCACTGAATCAGCAGGagaatgttgttgttgttgag AATGTTGCTATGGAGGGAGACTCCATGTTGTCAACGAAGAAGAAACCAAAGAAACCATTAACCTTAACGACTAGATTGACAACTAAGAATGATTCGTCAAAGTTCAAATCTCGTGTCAAACCGGTGACAGCTCTGCAACCTATAGCCACTGATAAATCTGCTCCAACTAATAGAAGCAATGGAAAAGTCATGATTGACAAAAAGAAGTCAAATCCAAAATCTCGTCAAATGTCAATCAAGTTTTTTTCTCACAGAGAGGAAACAAAGAAACTAATGTCTCCGATTCTTGAGAAGATAGTGAATTCAAGATTTGTAAGATCCATCACCAAAACATCTAGAGACAGCAAAATTCAACAGACTTCAACTCTG GCATCAGTGAGTGGGATATCAAAGCGTCCTCCTGAAGCCCCTCAACGAGCAAATAAAAG GTATAGAACGAAGCTTGACCAATCATTGTCTAGAAGCAGGAAAGAAGAGGGTGAATTGGTATCACACTCAAG AAATCTCAAATCAATAAACAAGCATGGAAATGTAGCATGTTCTTCCCCTACTGTATTTTCTCCGTTCAGCTTAAGGAGTGAAGAAAGAGCAGCAAAGCGAAGAGAG TTCTTTCAGAAGCTAGAACAAAAATTGAACACAAAGGAGGCAGAAAAAGAGCAGCAACAAGCAAAACCAAAG GCAAACGCCACCAGTAGTTCTAAAGTGCTTATTTCAAGAGCTAAACCAAATCCAAGCATTCATCATGAAAGAGAATCATCTAGTAATCAAATGAAGAAG GGAAAAGCCACTAGTAGTTCTAAAGTGCTTATATCAGGAGCTAAACCAGATCCAAGCATTCATCAGGAAAGAGAATCATCAAGTAATCAAATGAAGAAG GAGAAAACCACTAGCAGTTCTAAAGTGCTTACAACAAGAGCTAAACCAAATTCAAGCATTCATCAGGAAAGAGAATTATCAAACAATCAGATGAAGAAG GAAAAAGCCCCAACTAGTTCTAAAGTACATACAACAAGAGCTAAACCAAATGTGATTCATCAATCAAGAGCTGAATCAAATGCAAGCATTCATCGTGAAAGAGAACCATCAAGTACTGCGCTTAATCATCAATCAAGAGCTGAATTAAATGCAAGCATTCATCGTGAAAGAGAATCATTAAGTAATCAAATGAAGAAG ATGCCGCGACAACCTTGCTCTCCTAAATTCAGTGGGAAGCCAGTGTCAGAAGTCCTAGACATCAAACCTCAAAAGCATTGGAGGCTTTCAGGGAAGCCTGAGGGAACAAAAGATGTTAAAAGGGAAAACAATCTTTCAAGGCTTTCAGGGAAGACTGAGGGATCAAAAGATGCTAAGAGGGAAAACAACCTTTCAAATCATTTCCCAGTGAAAGGTAGATCAGACAATCCCAAGTCATTTATCTGTGAGAGTATGTTGGAAAATGCTTCTCCAAATATCCAAGTTTAA
- the LOC101252987 gene encoding protein WVD2-like 7 isoform X1: protein MGESSSSSACLVRSFSQPSQERTEGDPLYRALSTSVSFGRFMSESLDWEKWSSFTHNRYLEEVGKYAKPGSVAEKKAYFEAQHKKAAAKKAALLLEQQNAAVDKSSDLNVTNQNNDHYTGNSELTEPSSCVGIEETQREEGELNVTTQIIDMESELTENGSYEGTEEALGDQDPLNVTNPTVDHCTMRFELPENRSHMGIEEVQGNEGDNTTTCGSYPIHEEINLETTGTENSIKQSYPVENELKSLNQQENVVVVEVSENVQQLKEKTQTKNVAMEGDSMLSTKKKPKKPLTLTTRLTTKNDSSKFKSRVKPVTALQPIATDKSAPTNRSNGKVMIDKKKSNPKSRQMSIKFFSHREETKKLMSPILEKIVNSRFVRSITKTSRDSKIQQTSTLASVSGISKRPPEAPQRANKRYRTKLDQSLSRSRKEEGELVSHSRNLKSINKHGNVACSSPTVFSPFSLRSEERAAKRREFFQKLEQKLNTKEAEKEQQQAKPKANATSSSKVLISRAKPNPSIHHERESSSNQMKKGKATSSSKVLISGAKPDPSIHQERESSSNQMKKEKTTSSSKVLTTRAKPNSSIHQERELSNNQMKKEKAPTSSKVHTTRAKPNVIHQSRAESNASIHREREPSSTALNHQSRAELNASIHRERESLSNQMKKMPRQPCSPKFSGKPVSEVLDIKPQKHWRLSGKPEGTKDVKRENNLSRLSGKTEGSKDAKRENNLSNHFPVKGRSDNPKSFICESMLENASPNIQV from the exons ATGGgtgaatcttcttcttcttcagctTGTCTGGTACGATCCTTTTCTCAGCCTTCTCAAGAACGTACTGAG GGAGACCCTTTATATCGTGCATTATCAACATCAGTATCATTTGGAAGATTTATGTCTGAATCGCTGGACTGGGAGAAGTGGTCCTCATTTACTCATAATCGGTATCTTGAGGAAGTTGGGAAGTATGCAAAGCCTGGTTCAGTTGCTGAGAAGAAAGCTTACTTCGAGGCTCAACACAAAAAGGCAGCTGCTAAAAAAGCTGCATTGTTGCTAGAGCAACAAAATGCAGCAGTTGATAAGTCATCTGATCTGAATGTGACTAATCAAAACAATGATCATTACACAGGGAACTCTGAATTAACAGAGCCAAGCAGCTGTGTGGGTATTGAAGAAACACAAAGAGAAGAGGGAGAGTTGAATGTGACAACTCAAATTATTGATATGGAATCAGAGCTCACTGAGAATGGCAGCTATGAAGGCACTGAGGAAGCGCTGGGAGATCAGGATCCTTTAAATGTGACAAATCCAACTGTTGATCATTGCACAATGCGCTTTGAGTTGCCAGAGAATAGAAGCCATATGGGTATTGAAGAAGTGCAGGGAAATGAGGGGGATAATACAACAACATGTGGCAGCTATCCTATTCATGAAGAAATTAACTTGGAAACTACTGGAACTGAAAACTCTATCAAACAATCTTATCCAGTAGAGAATGAACTCAAGTCACTGAATCAGCAGGagaatgttgttgttgttgaggtaAGTGAGAATGTACAGCAACTGAAAGAGAAGACACAAACAAAG AATGTTGCTATGGAGGGAGACTCCATGTTGTCAACGAAGAAGAAACCAAAGAAACCATTAACCTTAACGACTAGATTGACAACTAAGAATGATTCGTCAAAGTTCAAATCTCGTGTCAAACCGGTGACAGCTCTGCAACCTATAGCCACTGATAAATCTGCTCCAACTAATAGAAGCAATGGAAAAGTCATGATTGACAAAAAGAAGTCAAATCCAAAATCTCGTCAAATGTCAATCAAGTTTTTTTCTCACAGAGAGGAAACAAAGAAACTAATGTCTCCGATTCTTGAGAAGATAGTGAATTCAAGATTTGTAAGATCCATCACCAAAACATCTAGAGACAGCAAAATTCAACAGACTTCAACTCTG GCATCAGTGAGTGGGATATCAAAGCGTCCTCCTGAAGCCCCTCAACGAGCAAATAAAAG GTATAGAACGAAGCTTGACCAATCATTGTCTAGAAGCAGGAAAGAAGAGGGTGAATTGGTATCACACTCAAG AAATCTCAAATCAATAAACAAGCATGGAAATGTAGCATGTTCTTCCCCTACTGTATTTTCTCCGTTCAGCTTAAGGAGTGAAGAAAGAGCAGCAAAGCGAAGAGAG TTCTTTCAGAAGCTAGAACAAAAATTGAACACAAAGGAGGCAGAAAAAGAGCAGCAACAAGCAAAACCAAAG GCAAACGCCACCAGTAGTTCTAAAGTGCTTATTTCAAGAGCTAAACCAAATCCAAGCATTCATCATGAAAGAGAATCATCTAGTAATCAAATGAAGAAG GGAAAAGCCACTAGTAGTTCTAAAGTGCTTATATCAGGAGCTAAACCAGATCCAAGCATTCATCAGGAAAGAGAATCATCAAGTAATCAAATGAAGAAG GAGAAAACCACTAGCAGTTCTAAAGTGCTTACAACAAGAGCTAAACCAAATTCAAGCATTCATCAGGAAAGAGAATTATCAAACAATCAGATGAAGAAG GAAAAAGCCCCAACTAGTTCTAAAGTACATACAACAAGAGCTAAACCAAATGTGATTCATCAATCAAGAGCTGAATCAAATGCAAGCATTCATCGTGAAAGAGAACCATCAAGTACTGCGCTTAATCATCAATCAAGAGCTGAATTAAATGCAAGCATTCATCGTGAAAGAGAATCATTAAGTAATCAAATGAAGAAG ATGCCGCGACAACCTTGCTCTCCTAAATTCAGTGGGAAGCCAGTGTCAGAAGTCCTAGACATCAAACCTCAAAAGCATTGGAGGCTTTCAGGGAAGCCTGAGGGAACAAAAGATGTTAAAAGGGAAAACAATCTTTCAAGGCTTTCAGGGAAGACTGAGGGATCAAAAGATGCTAAGAGGGAAAACAACCTTTCAAATCATTTCCCAGTGAAAGGTAGATCAGACAATCCCAAGTCATTTATCTGTGAGAGTATGTTGGAAAATGCTTCTCCAAATATCCAAGTTTAA